A region of Ornithodoros turicata isolate Travis chromosome 5, ASM3712646v1, whole genome shotgun sequence DNA encodes the following proteins:
- the LOC135395888 gene encoding uncharacterized protein LOC135395888, whose translation MATGPPSATGPLPGPAGHFPPVQQVPGPQQQNVAVPAIAAPLLPPPQVSAVAIKLPTFWAADPVVWFGQAEAQFALRLISDQLTKFYHVVAALSPTDASEVRDLVASPPTQSPYDVLKTELIRRTSMSEQKRFQRLLTQEELGDRAPSQLLRRMRQLLGDRPDSAVIDDSLLRQLFLQRLPANVCMVLAAAGTMSLNDLANLADKIMEMAPPQIAAVASHPPFPPTATCSSSPQAVDLSQLVEQISNLQLEVAALRHCSPSPSSRRSRFAHRRSPSPAGICWYHRRFRTKARNCTPPCTFQGNSRASH comes from the coding sequence atggcCACTGGACCCCCTTCTGCTACTGGCCCTCTCCCAGGACCAGCAGGCCACTTTCCGCCAGTCCAGCAAGTCCCAGGACCACAGCAACAGAACGTTGCGGTGCCCGCTATTGCGGCGCCCCTGTTGCCCCCACCTCAAGTTTCCGCCGTCGCTATCAAGCTGCCGACGTTTTGGGCcgccgatcccgtcgtatggttCGGGCAAGCTGAGGCCCAATTCGCCCTTCGTCTCATCAGTGACCAACTGACGAAGTTCTACCACGTCGTTGCCGCACTTTCCCCTACTGATGCTTCCGAGGTGCGCGACTTGGTTGCCTCCCCACCGACACAATCACCATATGACGTGCTCAAGACTGAATTAATTCGCCGGACGTCTATGTCGGAGCAAAAGCGATTCCAGCGCCTGCTGACCCAAGAAGAACTCGGAGATCGCGCGCCTTCTCAGCTCTTACGGCGTATGCGCCAACTGCTCGGCGACCGTCCCGACAGCGCCGTAATCGACGATTCCCTGCTCCGCCAACTCTTCCTCCAGCGGTTGCCGGCCAATGTCTGCATGGTTTTAGCCGCTGCTGGCACCATGAGCCTGAACGACCTGGCCAACCTTGCCGACAAGATCATGGAAATGGCACCACCGCAGATCGCAGCTGTTGCCTCGCACCCCCCTTTTCCGCCTACGGCTACTTGTTCCAGCTCGCCGCAAGCAGTGGACCTTTCTCAGCTCGTGGAACAGATCTCCAACCTGCAGCTGGAGGTTGCAGCCCTCCGCCACTGCAGTCCTTCTCCGTCTTCACGCCGATCCCGCTTCGCGCATCGACGTTCCCCATCTCCAGCTGGAATTTGCTGGTATCATCGCCGTTTCCGCACCAAGGCTCGCAACTGTACACCACCATGCACCTTCCAGGGAAACTCCCGAGCCAGTCACTAG